The following coding sequences are from one Halanaerobiaceae bacterium ANBcell28 window:
- a CDS encoding FAD:protein FMN transferase: MVHKIMIVFIIIILLFLTLFLFRSDDFRVTSSAYIMNTFIQMRVYDDNAREIINKSFDRIRDIENKMSVNIEQSYVYQINKNAGREAVKVDDETFMLIKRAIDYAKLSEGKFDPSIGPLVKLWGIGSANARIPSEIEIANAINKVNYKWIELNEKENTVFLSREGMSIDLGGIAKGYAADIVKDIVEEHQIDSAYIDIGGNIYVIGNRPDERPWNIGIQDPRHNRGNVMAGIELSNKTIVTSGNYERYFVEDDILYHHIFDPVTGYPARSGNISTSIISDNSMDADALSTIIFMSSPEESMELVESLEGTEAMIIREDLGIILSSGLKDNIKIENTDFYFLD, translated from the coding sequence ATGGTACATAAAATTATGATAGTATTTATAATTATCATTTTACTTTTTTTAACTTTGTTTTTATTTAGATCAGATGATTTTAGGGTTACTTCCAGTGCCTATATTATGAACACCTTTATTCAAATGCGAGTTTATGATGATAATGCTAGGGAAATAATAAATAAGAGCTTTGATCGAATACGTGATATAGAAAATAAGATGAGTGTTAATATTGAGCAGAGTTATGTTTATCAGATAAATAAAAATGCTGGTAGGGAAGCAGTTAAAGTTGATGACGAGACATTTATGCTTATCAAACGGGCTATAGACTATGCAAAATTAAGTGAAGGTAAGTTTGATCCCAGTATTGGTCCTTTAGTTAAACTATGGGGTATAGGGTCTGCTAATGCACGTATTCCATCTGAGATAGAAATTGCTAATGCTATTAATAAAGTTAATTATAAGTGGATAGAATTAAATGAGAAGGAGAATACTGTTTTTTTGAGTAGAGAAGGAATGAGTATTGACCTGGGAGGAATAGCTAAGGGATATGCTGCTGATATTGTTAAAGATATAGTAGAAGAGCATCAAATAGATTCTGCTTATATCGATATTGGTGGTAATATATATGTTATAGGTAATCGACCAGATGAAAGACCATGGAATATAGGTATTCAAGATCCTAGACATAATAGAGGCAATGTGATGGCAGGTATAGAACTTAGTAATAAGACAATTGTTACATCAGGTAATTACGAACGTTATTTTGTAGAGGATGACATATTGTATCACCATATCTTTGACCCTGTGACTGGATATCCTGCTCGCAGTGGTAATATTAGCACAAGTATCATAAGTGATAATTCAATGGATGCAGATGCATTGTCTACAATTATTTTTATGTCTAGTCCAGAGGAGAGTATGGAACTTGTAGAGAGTCTGGAAGGGACAGAAGCTATGATAATAAGAGAAGATTTAGGCATAATTCTTTCTAGTGGGTTAAAAGATAATATAAAGATAGAAAATACAGATTTTTATTTTTTAGACTAG
- a CDS encoding class I SAM-dependent methyltransferase, which yields MEDRAYTASFATIYDDIMGGVPYTIWYDYLHDIMNYYQFEAKKVLELACGTANMSLLFARNAYQVSGLDISNEMLSIAAKKIESAGQSIDLIQGDLKDFNLKDKFDLVFCLFDSMNYILDINSLQKVFQNTYNVLKKDACFIFDMNTINRLMSIKEGTTVLNGDNYSCIWEDIVDKTNGLWKVKLKIYLYDKGDYFEEFHQERGYPIRDVIQSLKKVGFKQVDVYNAYTFKKAKEKDNRIYYVAFLEERKNYEKPVFLKTAKHMKWKVRKIFSSSI from the coding sequence ATGGAGGATAGAGCTTATACTGCATCTTTTGCTACTATATATGATGATATAATGGGAGGTGTCCCTTACACTATTTGGTATGATTATCTGCACGATATAATGAATTACTATCAATTTGAAGCAAAAAAAGTCTTAGAATTAGCATGTGGAACTGCAAATATGAGTCTTCTTTTTGCTAGAAATGCATATCAAGTAAGTGGACTGGATATTTCTAATGAAATGTTGAGTATCGCAGCAAAAAAAATAGAGTCAGCTGGGCAAAGTATTGATTTGATTCAAGGAGATTTAAAAGATTTTAACTTAAAAGATAAATTTGATTTAGTATTTTGCCTTTTTGACAGTATGAATTATATATTAGATATTAATAGTTTACAGAAGGTGTTTCAAAATACTTATAATGTGCTCAAAAAAGATGCTTGCTTTATATTTGATATGAATACTATCAATAGATTAATGAGCATCAAGGAGGGTACAACTGTATTAAATGGTGATAATTATTCCTGTATCTGGGAGGACATTGTTGATAAAACTAATGGATTATGGAAGGTTAAATTAAAAATCTATTTATATGATAAAGGGGATTACTTTGAAGAGTTTCATCAAGAACGTGGGTACCCTATTAGAGATGTGATACAAAGTTTAAAAAAGGTAGGTTTTAAGCAAGTAGATGTTTATAATGCTTATACTTTTAAAAAAGCCAAAGAAAAAGATAATCGGATATATTATGTAGCATTTCTTGAAGAAAGAAAAAATTATGAAAAGCCTGTCTTTCTAAAAACGGCTAAGCATATGAAGTGGAAAGTTAGGAAAATATTCAGTTCTTCTATATAG
- a CDS encoding YqhV family protein produces MFKIENILYAMITLRIISSLIELSAAYLMYHFKSVQTAIRINAFLGMVGPIILILVTFIGLVDISTQINIKNIVLIALGVILILIGTR; encoded by the coding sequence ATGTTTAAAATAGAAAACATACTTTATGCGATGATTACTTTAAGAATCATTTCAAGCTTAATTGAACTAAGTGCGGCTTATTTAATGTACCATTTTAAAAGTGTGCAAACCGCAATAAGAATTAATGCTTTTTTAGGTATGGTAGGCCCTATCATCCTGATATTAGTAACTTTTATAGGATTAGTTGATATTAGCACTCAAATAAATATTAAAAATATAGTGCTAATAGCTTTAGGTGTAATTCTCATTTTAATAGGTACTAGATAA
- a CDS encoding polyprenyl synthetase family protein has product MDRFKKFRNNLNNYMLDHCHSRRNIINTAVEDLIMGGGKRLRPIMFFWASKFGQSEEKELLPIAAGIELLHMATLVHDDIIDEAILRRGEVTAQERFGKNVAVFVGDFLLTKANDLFSQNLSRHSLKRLNKTISLVCEGEIHQYEEKYILDVSINDYLRRIRRKTALLFAVSTYMGGYESGLRSKNLSLLYNFALELGMTFQIQDDLLDFVGQEEKTGKKMGQDLIAGIYTLPVIYLMQKKDFSAEARSILSKDLLDVGDVNIISQRVVESGALKDSKELGKKFLDRANNSLHQLPKIKAREDMMKILKRQLKRQK; this is encoded by the coding sequence ATGGATAGATTTAAAAAATTTCGTAATAATTTAAATAATTATATGTTAGATCATTGTCATTCAAGAAGAAATATTATAAATACAGCGGTAGAGGATTTGATTATGGGTGGTGGGAAGCGCCTACGTCCTATTATGTTTTTTTGGGCAAGTAAATTCGGTCAAAGTGAGGAAAAAGAATTGCTCCCGATTGCAGCTGGTATTGAATTGCTTCATATGGCTACATTAGTTCATGATGATATTATAGATGAAGCTATACTAAGAAGAGGAGAAGTTACTGCTCAGGAACGTTTTGGCAAGAATGTTGCTGTATTTGTTGGTGACTTTTTGCTAACAAAGGCAAATGATCTTTTTTCACAGAATTTGTCCAGGCATTCACTTAAGAGACTAAATAAAACCATTAGTTTGGTTTGTGAAGGTGAAATACATCAATATGAGGAGAAATACATACTCGATGTGAGTATTAATGATTATTTGAGGAGAATAAGAAGAAAGACGGCTCTTTTGTTTGCCGTAAGTACATATATGGGAGGATATGAATCTGGTCTTAGATCAAAGAATTTGTCCTTATTATACAATTTTGCTTTGGAGTTAGGTATGACCTTCCAAATACAAGATGATCTACTAGATTTTGTAGGTCAGGAAGAAAAGACTGGTAAAAAGATGGGCCAGGATTTAATTGCAGGTATTTATACATTACCTGTTATTTATTTAATGCAAAAGAAAGATTTTAGCGCTGAAGCAAGGAGTATCTTATCGAAAGACTTACTTGATGTTGGAGATGTCAATATTATATCTCAAAGGGTTGTAGAAAGTGGAGCATTGAAGGATAGTAAAGAGTTGGGAAAGAAATTCCTAGATAGAGCTAATAATTCTCTGCATCAATTACCAAAGATAAAAGCAAGAGAAGATATGATGAAGATATTAAAAAGGCAATTAAAAAGGCAAAAGTAA
- a CDS encoding FAD-dependent oxidoreductase, with amino-acid sequence MSKNIVILGAGYAGIEAAKKLNKFLKKDPECTITLIDNNPYHTLLTELHEVAGNRIDSSDVKVSLTEIFESTRVNVVVDYISDIDFDNQLLISKDFNYNYDYLILGTGSKASNCGVEGVKENCFTLWSLEDAENINQHIRDCFQKASLSDDPEIKRELLTFTVAGGGFTGIEMMGELIEWLDDLCYKYEISREEVDLYLIEGLKEILPNINSKLAERSKKFLEDKGVNVILGSFIDRVNSDSIVLQNGKEILTRTVLWNCGVNASDTAASLNLQADKAGRIKVNEYLHTIDYPEVYAVGDNASAAWTDKEILPALVEAALQTGETAAKNIAADIKGEEKEKFEANYHGIMVSIGSSFAVADVMGKSLKGFPAMFMKHMINMHYLFGLGGIKNGFSYVWTYLKEQSKGESDTAQLFGHISSSGYSFLFAFLRIFLGVQWFLAGLSKVRDGWLSYGDKLVSGATTSPIGPNPVGWYVSFIEAFVFEYPLLFQNMITIGELALGLMLILGIFVPLGALGSVFMSVNFFLSGFYPENPTLPWYLFASIACIGAGQSLSVDYYLFPWLKKTLWGKKKNKNQDFEKLVNSNKVKIDQN; translated from the coding sequence ATGAGTAAAAACATTGTTATTTTAGGAGCTGGTTACGCCGGTATTGAAGCAGCTAAGAAACTAAACAAATTTTTAAAAAAGGATCCCGAATGCACTATTACATTAATCGATAACAATCCTTATCATACCTTATTAACAGAATTGCATGAAGTTGCAGGGAATAGAATTGACAGTTCTGATGTCAAGGTAAGTCTTACAGAAATATTCGAATCAACAAGAGTAAATGTAGTAGTAGATTATATCTCAGATATTGATTTTGATAATCAATTACTTATATCAAAAGATTTCAATTATAATTATGATTATTTAATTCTGGGAACAGGTAGTAAGGCAAGTAATTGTGGGGTTGAAGGAGTTAAAGAGAACTGCTTTACACTCTGGTCTCTAGAAGATGCTGAGAATATCAATCAACATATTAGAGATTGTTTCCAAAAAGCAAGCCTATCAGATGACCCTGAGATAAAAAGGGAATTATTAACATTCACAGTTGCAGGTGGAGGTTTTACTGGGATAGAGATGATGGGAGAACTAATCGAATGGTTAGATGACCTATGCTATAAATATGAAATTTCCCGCGAAGAAGTAGATCTTTACTTAATAGAAGGATTAAAGGAGATATTGCCTAATATAAACAGTAAATTAGCAGAACGATCCAAAAAATTCCTGGAGGATAAAGGTGTTAATGTAATTCTAGGATCATTTATTGATAGAGTAAATTCCGATAGTATAGTTTTACAAAACGGAAAAGAAATTTTAACTAGAACAGTATTATGGAATTGTGGAGTTAATGCATCTGACACAGCAGCTAGTCTTAATTTACAGGCAGATAAAGCAGGTAGAATAAAAGTAAATGAATATTTACATACAATAGATTATCCTGAGGTATATGCTGTTGGTGACAATGCTTCTGCAGCCTGGACAGATAAAGAAATCTTACCAGCTCTTGTTGAAGCAGCTTTACAAACAGGTGAAACAGCTGCAAAAAATATTGCTGCAGATATTAAGGGTGAAGAAAAAGAAAAATTTGAAGCTAATTACCACGGAATAATGGTTTCTATTGGAAGCAGTTTCGCAGTTGCCGATGTTATGGGCAAGTCTTTAAAAGGCTTTCCTGCTATGTTCATGAAACATATGATAAATATGCATTATCTATTTGGACTAGGTGGTATTAAAAACGGATTTAGCTATGTTTGGACTTATTTAAAAGAACAAAGCAAAGGAGAAAGTGATACAGCCCAACTATTTGGACATATAAGCTCAAGTGGCTATTCATTTTTATTTGCTTTTCTACGTATTTTCCTTGGAGTACAATGGTTCTTAGCTGGTCTAAGTAAGGTAAGAGATGGCTGGCTTAGCTATGGAGATAAATTAGTATCTGGAGCAACAACATCTCCTATTGGACCTAATCCTGTTGGCTGGTATGTAAGCTTTATAGAGGCATTTGTTTTTGAATATCCTCTATTATTTCAAAATATGATTACTATAGGAGAGTTAGCTCTTGGACTAATGCTAATACTTGGCATATTTGTCCCATTAGGAGCTCTTGGATCTGTCTTTATGTCAGTTAACTTCTTCTTATCCGGCTTTTATCCTGAAAACCCAACATTACCATGGTACTTATTTGCTTCTATTGCATGTATTGGTGCTGGGCAATCATTAAGTGTAGATTATTATTTATTTCCATGGTTAAAGAAAACTCTTTGGGGTAAAAAGAAAAATAAAAATCAAGATTTTGAAAAGCTAGTTAACAGTAATAAAGTAAAGATTGATCAAAATTAG